A genomic window from Aedes albopictus strain Foshan unplaced genomic scaffold, AalbF5 HiC_scaffold_31, whole genome shotgun sequence includes:
- the LOC109621646 gene encoding histone H1-like yields MSEVAAEAAAAAPAASPAKAKKPRAPKGQGKPKKPSTHPPVNDMVVAAIKTLKERNGSSLQAIKKYIAANYKCDVAKLAPFLKKALKNGVEKGKFVQTKGTGASGSFKLKAEAKKAAGEKKPKKAGEKKAKKATSEKKKAAKKPAGEKKAKKPAGEKKAKKPAAAKKAKAAGAKAAKKAGGVKKAAAPKQKATKPSKTAAKKPKTPKPKKAAPAKKAAAKKTAAKK; encoded by the coding sequence ATGTCTGAAGTTGCCGCCGAAGCCGCTGCCGCAGCTCCTGCTGCCTCGCCAGCCAAGGCCAAGAAGCCAAGGGCCCCTAAGGGACAGGGCAAGCCGAAGAAGCCATCGACCCATCCTCCAGTGAACGATATGGTTGTTGCTGCTATCAAAACCCTGAAGGAGCGCAACGGATCGTCCCTGCAGGCCATCAAGAAGTACATCGCTGCCAACTACAAGTGCGATGTCGCCAAGCTGGCCCCATTCCTCAAGAAGGCCTTGAAGAACGGTGTCGAGAAGGGCAAGTTTGTCCAAACCAAAGGAACTGGTGCATCCGGATCGTTCAAGCTGAAGGCTGAGGCCAAGAAGGCCGCCGGCGAGAAAAAGCCCAAGAAGGCCGGTGAGAAGAAAGCCAAGAAGGCTACCAGTGAGAAGAAGAAGGCTGCCAAGAAACCAGCTGGGGAAAAGAAAGCCAAGAAGCCAGCCGGCGAGAAGAAAGCCAAGAAACCAGCTGCAGCGAAAAAAGCCAAAGCTGCCGGTGCAAAGGCCGCCAAAAAGGCCGGAGGTGTGAAGAAGGCCGCTGCCCCGAAACAAAAGGCCACCAAGCCATCCAAGACCGCCGCAAAGAAGCCAAAGACCCCGAAACCGAAGAAGGCCGCCCCCGCCAAGAAAGCTGCCGCGAAGAAAACCGCCGCCAAGAAGTAA